The following coding sequences are from one Leptolyngbya sp. NIES-3755 window:
- a CDS encoding hypothetical protein (conserved hypothetical protein;~similar to AA sequence:cyanobase_aa:LBDG_33430): MTYNPSLRQETRNQRAAVIPMQQESSILDWLESSGRLLARDNADFDYLDDEEEINELMENDGGAFDSDDDDDSDLGLDDE, translated from the coding sequence ATGACTTACAATCCCTCCTTACGTCAAGAAACTCGAAACCAACGCGCAGCGGTCATTCCCATGCAGCAGGAGTCTTCGATTCTCGATTGGCTCGAAAGCTCAGGTCGTCTCCTCGCTCGTGATAATGCAGATTTCGATTACCTCGATGATGAGGAAGAAATTAACGAACTGATGGAAAACGACGGCGGCGCGTTTGATAGTGACGATGATGACGATAGTGATCTCGGTTTAGACGACGAATAG
- a CDS encoding putative deacetylase (similar to AA sequence:cyanobase_aa:LBDG_29340), producing the protein MFPVIYSDEFLLHDTGNFHPEKSERLTAIKSALKSASWADQLDWRLPTPVETRSPLPLVEAIHDRAYINQVRLIANRGGGFIDGETVISPRSYEVALLAVNAWIDGVDYAIASGEPNFVMARPPGHHAVADEGMGFCLFSNAAIAAYYALEKGLDRVCILDWDVHHGNGTQAIVETNPKIRFCSLHESPQYPRTGHPGERGFYENVLNLPMAPGSTIEDYQPLFEQKVIPFLSEFQPDLLIVSAGYDANAADPLAGILLNPEDYRLFTEYCLSVTRRTVFGLEGGYDLDALGRSVVETIGACLNS; encoded by the coding sequence ATGTTTCCGGTGATCTACTCCGATGAATTTCTGCTGCATGATACAGGCAATTTTCATCCCGAAAAATCAGAACGGCTCACAGCAATTAAATCTGCCCTAAAATCCGCATCTTGGGCAGATCAACTCGACTGGCGACTTCCGACTCCAGTTGAAACGCGATCGCCTTTACCTTTAGTCGAAGCGATTCACGATCGAGCCTACATCAATCAAGTTCGACTGATAGCCAATCGCGGCGGTGGATTCATTGATGGCGAAACGGTTATCTCTCCGCGTAGCTATGAAGTGGCACTATTAGCGGTGAATGCTTGGATCGATGGAGTCGATTATGCGATCGCATCCGGTGAACCGAATTTTGTCATGGCTCGTCCACCGGGGCATCATGCCGTTGCCGACGAAGGGATGGGATTTTGTCTGTTTAGCAATGCAGCGATCGCGGCTTACTATGCGTTGGAAAAAGGACTCGATCGCGTTTGTATTCTCGATTGGGATGTGCATCACGGGAATGGAACCCAAGCGATCGTCGAAACCAATCCGAAGATTCGATTTTGTTCGCTACACGAATCGCCACAATACCCCCGTACAGGACATCCAGGGGAAAGAGGCTTCTATGAGAATGTCTTGAACTTGCCAATGGCTCCTGGAAGTACGATCGAAGATTACCAACCCTTATTTGAGCAGAAGGTTATCCCATTCTTAAGCGAATTCCAGCCCGACTTATTGATTGTGAGTGCTGGATATGATGCGAATGCGGCTGATCCATTAGCGGGAATTTTACTGAATCCAGAAGATTACCGATTGTTCACTGAATATTGTTTGAGCGTCACTCGGCGGACGGTCTTTGGATTGGAAGGGGGCTACGACTTGGACGCATTAGGACGATCGGTTGTGGAAACGATCGGAGCGTGTCTAAACTCATAG
- a CDS encoding FHA domain-containing protein (similar to AA sequence:cyanobase_aa:LBDG_33400), whose product MIVCPNCNHPNPDSAVQCEACYTPLPSTIACPNCGSSVQSDASFCGQCGFNLNSVSAPMLSTPESSLPDPQQLPDPVVPDPLIEPDPIVLPTQAEATPAPKQNSMTQIQQSFARLLNLQTSTEIEIPPGLLVVHIGKPNDRIPPDIDMSGFPNSEVVSRIHADIRIEGDAYYIEDVGSSNGTYINNSPLPMGNRHRLRAGDRISLGKGDKVSFLFQI is encoded by the coding sequence ATGATTGTTTGTCCCAATTGCAATCATCCCAATCCCGATAGTGCAGTTCAGTGTGAAGCTTGTTACACACCCCTGCCGTCTACGATCGCATGTCCCAATTGCGGTTCATCTGTTCAATCTGATGCCAGTTTTTGCGGACAGTGCGGCTTTAACTTGAACTCTGTGAGCGCTCCTATGCTATCAACTCCTGAATCTTCGCTGCCTGATCCGCAACAACTCCCCGATCCGGTTGTGCCTGATCCCTTGATCGAGCCTGATCCGATCGTGCTTCCGACCCAAGCTGAAGCGACTCCTGCTCCCAAGCAGAATTCTATGACGCAGATTCAGCAGTCCTTCGCCCGATTATTGAATTTGCAAACGAGTACGGAAATTGAAATTCCGCCAGGATTGCTCGTGGTTCATATTGGCAAACCCAACGATCGTATTCCTCCAGATATTGATATGTCTGGCTTCCCGAATTCTGAAGTCGTTTCGCGGATTCATGCTGATATTCGGATTGAGGGAGATGCGTACTACATTGAAGATGTCGGTAGCTCGAATGGCACGTACATCAACAATTCACCGCTTCCAATGGGCAATCGGCATCGACTGAGAGCAGGCGATCGTATTTCGCTCGGTAAAGGTGATAAGGTCTCGTTTTTGTTTCAAATTTAG
- a CDS encoding hypothetical protein (protein of unknown function DUF820;~similar to AA sequence:cyanobase_aa:LBDG_29490), whose protein sequence is MTQAKLRFSSFEEYLVYDDNCDRQYELIHGELVELPPGSEPNDWIALNLRDELISLINRRLVRLGKCEIQVPVLQSDDAANRYPDLVVLREEHLELTQKRLTITIEMPPPRMVAEVLSPGKTNRGRDLINKRAQYEAIGILEYWLIDPLNRTITVLKLELGRYIEFGIFRGQSQIISPEFPNLQLTAEAVFQA, encoded by the coding sequence ATGACTCAAGCCAAACTGCGATTCTCCAGCTTTGAAGAGTACCTCGTTTACGATGATAACTGCGATCGTCAGTATGAATTAATTCATGGAGAATTGGTCGAGTTGCCGCCAGGATCAGAACCAAACGATTGGATTGCGCTCAATCTGCGCGACGAATTAATCAGCCTCATTAATCGGCGACTCGTGCGTCTGGGAAAATGCGAGATTCAGGTTCCGGTATTGCAGAGTGACGATGCAGCAAATCGTTACCCTGATTTAGTCGTTTTGCGTGAGGAACATTTAGAACTCACCCAGAAGCGTCTAACGATTACGATCGAGATGCCTCCTCCCCGAATGGTTGCAGAAGTCCTTAGCCCTGGAAAGACCAATCGCGGTAGGGATTTAATTAACAAACGTGCACAGTACGAAGCGATCGGAATTCTTGAGTATTGGCTGATCGATCCGCTAAATCGAACAATTACCGTACTGAAACTAGAACTCGGTCGCTACATCGAATTTGGAATCTTCAGGGGTCAATCTCAGATTATTTCGCCTGAATTTCCAAACTTACAATTGACCGCTGAAGCAGTTTTTCAAGCCTAA
- a CDS encoding hypothetical protein (similar to AA sequence:cyanobase_aa:Cyan7425_4574) encodes MAYSDFSLRKVKQDFNLTLIEGGSFLPEIESIAPSNLLQDQLAEGLPVALATGSEKARSELIISPVLMEVRRRLDRQISLFSGEDFTVAPELGLAGTCDFLLSRSPEQMFIEAPAVIIVEAKKADLKSGMGQCLAEMIAAQKFNAENDNPLQTVYGCVTNGGAWKFMQLKEQTATFDLMEYPIPPVDQVLGMLVWMVSN; translated from the coding sequence ATGGCGTATAGCGATTTCAGTTTGCGAAAAGTGAAACAGGACTTCAATCTGACGTTGATTGAGGGAGGAAGCTTTTTGCCTGAAATCGAATCCATTGCACCAAGTAATCTACTTCAAGACCAATTGGCGGAAGGGCTACCTGTTGCACTTGCCACCGGGTCAGAAAAAGCGCGATCGGAATTAATCATCAGCCCAGTTTTAATGGAAGTTCGCAGACGACTCGATCGACAAATTAGTCTGTTCTCTGGGGAAGATTTTACGGTTGCACCGGAACTTGGACTCGCTGGAACTTGTGATTTTTTGCTGAGTCGATCGCCGGAACAAATGTTTATTGAAGCGCCAGCGGTGATCATTGTCGAAGCAAAAAAAGCAGACCTCAAATCAGGAATGGGGCAATGCTTGGCGGAGATGATCGCAGCGCAGAAATTTAATGCTGAAAACGATAATCCATTACAAACCGTTTATGGCTGTGTCACGAATGGTGGCGCTTGGAAGTTTATGCAATTGAAAGAACAAACTGCAACATTTGATTTGATGGAATACCCGATCCCGCCTGTGGATCAGGTTCTCGGAATGTTGGTCTGGATGGTGTCGAATTAA
- a CDS encoding unknown protein (similar to AA sequence:cyanobase_aa:ssl2245), which translates to MNAYKVETVVLEDGKVLLQGLPFRVGETVEVIVLEGSTVQERSQPLETTEIHGTFDPADRVYLESVSSLMSEWESEADEQAYADL; encoded by the coding sequence ATGAATGCGTACAAAGTAGAAACGGTTGTTCTAGAAGATGGCAAGGTCTTGTTACAAGGTTTACCCTTTCGAGTTGGGGAAACCGTTGAGGTCATCGTTTTAGAGGGATCAACGGTTCAAGAAAGATCCCAACCATTGGAAACAACGGAAATTCATGGCACATTTGATCCCGCTGATCGAGTGTATCTTGAAAGCGTTTCTAGCCTAATGAGTGAATGGGAATCAGAAGCGGATGAGCAAGCCTACGCAGATTTATAA
- a CDS encoding hypothetical protein (hypothetical protein LYNGBM3L_34510;~similar to AA sequence:cyanobase_aa:LBDG_33450) produces the protein MRLSQGHLNLLELCPRKFQHTYLEQLGSPNSPDQQERLLAGSRFHSLMQQWEMGLPIEPFLQEDSQLRQWFHAFIGAAPQILQIHDPMFRESEHLRMLEFQGHILTVIYDLLILTEQEAQILDWKTYPKPSKTDLSQSWQSRLYPFVLAETSDYAPEQISMTYWFFQANGEMAQSLKLPYSAKQHEETRQVLSRSLNQFSEWLDRYETQGELFPQLPETASECSDCSYAIRCYRSTQALEPVELSFAEIQEVPL, from the coding sequence ATGCGACTTTCCCAAGGTCATCTCAATTTATTAGAACTGTGTCCGCGAAAATTTCAGCACACGTATTTAGAACAGTTAGGATCACCGAATTCTCCGGATCAACAAGAGCGACTTTTGGCGGGCAGTCGGTTTCACTCTTTGATGCAGCAGTGGGAAATGGGTTTACCGATCGAGCCTTTCTTACAGGAAGATTCGCAACTGAGACAATGGTTTCATGCTTTTATCGGAGCCGCACCGCAAATTCTCCAAATTCACGATCCAATGTTCCGAGAAAGCGAACATCTACGAATGTTGGAATTTCAAGGACATATTTTGACGGTTATCTATGATTTGCTGATTCTGACCGAGCAAGAAGCGCAGATTCTCGATTGGAAAACTTATCCCAAGCCCTCGAAAACAGATTTGTCTCAGAGTTGGCAGTCTCGACTGTACCCGTTTGTATTAGCGGAAACGAGCGATTATGCACCTGAGCAGATTTCGATGACGTATTGGTTTTTTCAAGCGAACGGGGAAATGGCTCAGAGCTTGAAACTGCCTTACAGTGCGAAACAGCATGAGGAAACGCGGCAAGTGTTATCTCGATCGCTGAATCAGTTTAGTGAATGGCTCGATCGATATGAGACGCAAGGCGAACTTTTTCCGCAACTTCCCGAAACTGCCTCAGAATGTTCGGACTGTAGTTATGCAATTCGGTGTTATCGATCGACTCAAGCGCTAGAACCCGTTGAACTGTCGTTTGCAGAAATTCAGGAAGTGCCGTTGTGA
- a CDS encoding phospho-N-acetylmuramoyl-pentapeptidetransferase (similar to AA sequence:cyanobase_aa:LBDG_33420), which yields MDAKLFTGRALNFSGTRLFLLLTIGVTIASIGLDHFSGRVWSQSASLTFPLWMSGLATAGVGYWAVPFLKALKAGQIIREDGPQSHLKKAGTPTMGGAFFVPVAVAIALYLSNFDSNVIAVSALTLSYAGIGFIDDWQIIRRKSNKGISPKTKMGLQIFFAVVFCLWLMVTSSSLTTIALPFGLVLPLGTLFWVLACFVLVAESNATNLTDGMDGLAGGTVAIALLGLGALVFPEHPDLGVFCSALSGGCLGFLVHNRNPAKVFMGDTGSLALGGALAAVGLLTNSLFALLILSGLFFLETLSVIAQVTYYKATKDANGVGKRLFKMSPFHNHLELTGWTETQVVGWFYAIAALLASFSFVIH from the coding sequence GTGGACGCGAAACTTTTTACAGGACGAGCCTTAAATTTTTCAGGAACGAGACTGTTCCTTTTATTAACGATCGGAGTCACGATCGCTTCGATCGGTCTTGATCACTTTAGTGGTCGAGTCTGGAGCCAGAGTGCATCGCTGACTTTCCCCTTATGGATGAGCGGACTTGCAACAGCGGGTGTAGGCTACTGGGCAGTTCCCTTTCTCAAAGCGTTGAAAGCGGGACAAATTATTCGCGAAGATGGTCCCCAATCGCATCTAAAGAAGGCAGGAACCCCGACGATGGGAGGCGCTTTCTTTGTTCCCGTTGCGGTCGCGATCGCGCTTTATCTCTCCAATTTCGATAGCAATGTGATCGCGGTTTCTGCGCTGACTCTTTCGTATGCTGGAATCGGCTTTATCGACGATTGGCAAATCATTCGTCGCAAGTCGAACAAAGGTATTTCTCCCAAAACCAAGATGGGGCTGCAAATCTTTTTCGCAGTTGTGTTCTGTCTCTGGTTGATGGTGACGAGTTCGAGCTTGACGACGATCGCGCTTCCGTTCGGTCTAGTGTTGCCTTTGGGAACTTTGTTCTGGGTCTTAGCTTGCTTTGTTCTTGTGGCAGAAAGCAACGCGACCAACTTGACCGATGGCATGGATGGATTAGCAGGAGGAACGGTTGCGATCGCGCTTCTCGGTCTCGGCGCTCTCGTCTTCCCTGAACATCCCGATCTTGGAGTCTTCTGCTCTGCTCTAAGCGGGGGCTGCCTTGGATTCTTGGTTCACAACCGCAACCCGGCAAAAGTGTTCATGGGCGATACCGGATCGCTGGCACTTGGAGGCGCACTTGCAGCGGTCGGATTACTCACCAATTCATTGTTTGCGCTCTTGATCCTCAGTGGTCTATTCTTCCTCGAAACGCTCTCAGTGATTGCTCAAGTCACTTATTACAAAGCGACCAAAGACGCGAATGGAGTCGGTAAGCGCTTATTCAAGATGTCACCGTTCCACAATCATTTGGAATTGACAGGCTGGACAGAAACGCAGGTTGTCGGATGGTTTTATGCGATCGCCGCTTTGCTTGCAAGTTTCAGCTTCGTGATTCACTAG
- a CDS encoding alpha amylase (similar to AA sequence:cyanobase_aa:LBDG_10310): MQIQTPDWVKHAVFYQIFPDRFARAKQPHKKLLKSMRWEDWEATPTLNGYKGGDLWGVMEKLDYIQDLGVNAIYFTPIFQSASNHRYHTHDYYQVDPMLGGNEAFRDLLEAAHERGIKVVLDGVFNHSSRGFFFFHDVLENGGSSPWLDWFKIHSFPLHPYTGEFPAGYEGWADNRALPVFNHDNPEVREYIMEIAEYWIKFGIDGWRLDVPFEVTTPGFWQEFRDRVKAINPEAYIVGEVWGDSRQWLDGTQFDGVMNYLFAGPTIAFAAGDRVVLDQVQSRDYQPYPPMFAGEYARKMQELIELYPWEIQLTQLNLLASHDTARLMTIAGSDRPSIKLCTLLLMTFPGAPSIYYGDEVGLPGAIDPDSRRGFPLEANWDYEIYECHRQLVKVRHAYPALRTGDYKVLYAEGTTYVFSRTLEDQSIVVAVNVGTVPAKVSIDMTKDLKLVYGKANLHRTDNKLEIELAERSGCIAI, translated from the coding sequence ATGCAGATTCAAACGCCAGACTGGGTAAAACATGCGGTTTTCTATCAGATTTTCCCCGATCGATTTGCTCGTGCAAAACAGCCTCACAAGAAACTCCTCAAGTCGATGCGCTGGGAAGATTGGGAGGCAACCCCAACGCTGAATGGATACAAAGGCGGCGATCTCTGGGGTGTGATGGAAAAGTTGGACTATATCCAAGATTTGGGCGTGAATGCGATTTACTTTACGCCGATCTTTCAATCTGCGAGTAATCACCGTTATCACACACACGACTATTATCAAGTTGATCCAATGTTGGGCGGCAATGAAGCGTTTCGGGATTTGCTTGAGGCGGCTCATGAACGAGGAATCAAAGTTGTGCTAGATGGCGTATTTAATCACTCTAGTCGGGGCTTTTTCTTCTTTCATGACGTGCTAGAAAATGGTGGAAGTTCACCCTGGTTGGATTGGTTTAAGATTCACAGTTTTCCGCTGCATCCGTATACTGGCGAATTTCCCGCAGGGTATGAAGGGTGGGCGGATAATCGCGCTTTACCTGTGTTCAATCACGATAATCCGGAAGTGCGAGAGTACATCATGGAAATCGCAGAGTATTGGATCAAGTTTGGGATTGATGGTTGGCGATTGGATGTTCCGTTCGAGGTAACAACGCCTGGATTTTGGCAGGAATTTCGCGATCGCGTTAAAGCAATCAACCCCGAAGCCTACATTGTCGGAGAAGTCTGGGGTGATTCACGTCAGTGGCTTGATGGCACTCAGTTCGATGGCGTGATGAATTACTTATTTGCTGGACCGACGATCGCATTTGCAGCAGGCGATCGAGTCGTTCTCGATCAAGTTCAGAGCCGCGATTATCAGCCGTATCCACCGATGTTTGCAGGTGAATATGCTCGAAAGATGCAGGAATTAATCGAACTGTATCCTTGGGAAATTCAACTGACGCAATTGAATCTGTTAGCGAGTCATGACACAGCACGATTAATGACGATCGCAGGAAGTGATCGTCCGAGCATTAAACTTTGTACATTACTGCTGATGACGTTTCCCGGTGCACCCAGTATCTACTATGGGGATGAAGTAGGATTGCCAGGAGCGATCGATCCAGATTCACGACGAGGATTCCCATTAGAAGCAAATTGGGACTACGAAATCTATGAATGTCATCGTCAGTTAGTTAAAGTTCGTCATGCTTATCCAGCTTTGAGAACGGGCGATTACAAGGTTCTTTATGCTGAAGGAACGACGTATGTGTTCTCTCGAACTCTAGAGGATCAATCGATCGTGGTTGCGGTGAATGTGGGAACCGTTCCAGCGAAAGTGTCGATCGACATGACCAAGGATCTGAAACTTGTTTATGGCAAAGCAAACTTGCATCGAACAGACAACAAACTAGAGATTGAACTGGCTGAACGATCGGGATGTATCGCGATCTAA
- a CDS encoding peptidase M48, Ste24p (similar to AA sequence:cyanobase_aa:LBDG_10450) — MSFTKSALIGLKADQFRHPLDLEATNALRQLPGLDLAIRTLLGPVAEQFFYLENIASSILVSEQQLPDLHKLLVEAARILDLEAPQLYVRQHPVPNAYTFAMRGRQPFVVMHTSLIELLTPEEIQAVIAHELGHLKCDHSVYLTLANVLVLAAGQLPFPIGGVITQGLQAQIMNWVRCAEFTCDRAALLATQDPRITMSVMMKLTGGSPTLAKQLNLDAFIAQARAYDDISKTEMGEMLKQLQTAQLSHPVPVLRAREIDRWASSQEYQTLVAARSNDSSKGGWRNW; from the coding sequence ATGTCTTTTACAAAGTCAGCACTTATTGGGCTAAAAGCCGACCAATTCCGCCATCCGTTGGATTTGGAGGCAACCAACGCCCTAAGACAATTACCTGGATTAGATTTGGCAATCCGAACCCTTTTGGGTCCAGTTGCCGAGCAATTTTTCTATTTGGAAAACATCGCCTCTAGTATTCTTGTCAGCGAACAACAACTTCCAGATCTCCACAAATTATTAGTTGAAGCCGCGAGAATTCTAGATCTTGAAGCTCCTCAACTCTATGTTCGTCAGCATCCTGTTCCCAATGCGTACACGTTTGCGATGCGTGGACGACAGCCCTTTGTTGTGATGCACACTTCGCTGATTGAATTACTCACACCTGAAGAAATTCAAGCGGTGATTGCTCACGAATTGGGACATCTCAAATGCGATCACAGTGTTTATCTCACGCTGGCAAATGTGCTGGTGTTAGCGGCGGGACAACTTCCGTTTCCGATCGGTGGCGTGATCACCCAAGGTTTACAAGCCCAAATTATGAACTGGGTTCGCTGTGCTGAATTTACCTGCGATCGCGCTGCTCTCCTAGCGACTCAAGATCCCCGAATCACCATGTCCGTGATGATGAAACTCACAGGCGGATCACCGACGTTAGCAAAACAATTAAACTTAGATGCGTTTATCGCTCAAGCCCGCGCTTACGATGACATCAGCAAGACTGAGATGGGCGAGATGCTTAAACAGCTTCAAACGGCTCAATTGTCGCATCCGGTTCCAGTGTTAAGAGCGCGAGAAATCGATCGCTGGGCAAGTTCACAAGAGTATCAAACCTTGGTCGCGGCTCGATCGAATGACTCCTCAAAAGGCGGTTGGCGTAACTGGTAA
- a CDS encoding hypothetical protein (similar to AA sequence:cyanobase_aa:LBDG_41400): MIWTVLIAVYGLLIAIGGIIGYTKARSRDSLLVGLSSGVALLFAAYATSTTLGNRIGALLFAALIAIALAIFFSFRWRVTRKFMPAGLMTILSTVATIAFAAGFVINWVLALDPRSY; encoded by the coding sequence ATGATTTGGACCGTTTTGATTGCGGTGTACGGATTATTGATCGCGATCGGGGGCATCATTGGTTACACGAAAGCCAGAAGCCGCGATTCGCTCTTAGTTGGATTGAGTAGTGGTGTTGCCCTTTTATTTGCGGCTTATGCAACTTCGACCACTCTGGGAAATCGAATCGGAGCTTTACTTTTTGCTGCCCTGATTGCGATCGCGTTGGCAATTTTCTTCAGTTTCCGCTGGCGAGTGACCCGAAAATTCATGCCAGCGGGACTGATGACGATTCTGAGTACCGTTGCCACGATCGCATTTGCTGCTGGATTTGTGATCAATTGGGTATTGGCGTTAGATCCTCGATCGTATTAA
- a CDS encoding hypothetical protein (hypothetical protein FJSC11DRAFT_1428;~similar to AA sequence:cyanobase_aa:LBDG_10300): MRLIYRGVEYDYDPTQGTRDDRFSRFREPITLTYRGNHYQLDPNRPVRSTVQQQPRELIYRGNRYWVGYPDGKPTLTPTTSKPRQAANLTATHRENLQRNLQRRIESARQKGDNALLALLEAERRQIV, from the coding sequence ATGAGACTGATTTACCGTGGTGTCGAATACGACTACGACCCAACTCAAGGCACACGCGACGATCGCTTTTCTCGATTCCGTGAGCCGATCACTCTAACCTATCGTGGCAACCATTACCAACTCGATCCGAATCGCCCTGTTCGATCGACGGTTCAACAACAGCCGCGTGAATTGATTTATCGTGGCAACCGCTACTGGGTGGGCTATCCCGATGGCAAGCCGACATTGACTCCGACCACGAGCAAGCCAAGACAAGCCGCAAACCTGACCGCAACGCATCGCGAGAACTTACAGCGGAATTTGCAGCGTCGGATTGAAAGCGCTCGTCAGAAAGGCGATAACGCACTTTTGGCACTCCTTGAAGCTGAGCGTCGTCAGATCGTCTAA
- a CDS encoding PAP fibrillin (similar to AA sequence:cyanobase_aa:LBDG_33440) encodes MIGKAALLEVIAGKNRGLLANEAQKQGILAAIAQLEDRNPTPRPIEALSLLDGDWRLLYTTSRGILGIDQFPFLKLGQVYQCIRAPEAKIYNIAEVSGLPFLEGIVSVAARFRPVSEKRVDVKFERSILGLQRLIEYQSPAHFIHQLESGKKVTAIDFSIENRDQQGWLDITYLDEDLRIGRGNEGSVFVLTKE; translated from the coding sequence ATGATCGGGAAAGCGGCTTTACTTGAAGTGATTGCTGGAAAAAATCGCGGATTGCTGGCAAATGAGGCTCAGAAACAGGGAATTCTTGCTGCGATCGCACAGCTTGAGGATCGAAATCCCACACCCAGACCGATCGAGGCGTTGAGTCTGTTGGATGGCGATTGGCGGCTACTTTATACGACGAGTCGTGGGATTCTTGGAATTGATCAATTTCCCTTTCTCAAATTGGGACAGGTTTATCAGTGTATTCGCGCACCGGAAGCGAAAATATACAACATTGCGGAAGTGTCAGGACTGCCGTTTTTAGAGGGAATCGTTTCGGTTGCGGCGCGATTTCGTCCGGTTTCAGAAAAGCGAGTCGATGTGAAATTTGAGCGATCGATTCTCGGACTACAGCGGTTAATCGAGTACCAGTCACCCGCTCACTTTATTCACCAGCTAGAATCCGGTAAGAAGGTTACTGCGATCGACTTCAGTATCGAGAACCGGGATCAACAAGGTTGGCTCGATATTACCTATCTGGATGAGGATTTGCGGATCGGTCGCGGGAACGAGGGCAGTGTATTCGTTTTAACCAAAGAGTAA
- a CDS encoding hypothetical protein (similar to AA sequence:cyanobase_aa:LBDG_28130;~uncharacterized protein family UPF0027), whose amino-acid sequence MPYEPLNLSTDKPVLSWANHELGTAETKMAKNVASLPFVFKHVSLMPDVHLGKGALVGSVIATKDAIIPAAVGVDIGCGMAAIKTPYKSDQLEGKLKQIRLDLEAVIPTGFNENKESDRQVSNWQGWQDFKALHPGVKDLETKALRQMGSLGGGNHFLELCLDEDNAVWLMLHSGSRHIGNILAQRHIDTAKNLAKMTDTKLPDPDLAHFVQGTAEFENYWHDLQWAQDYARFNRVVMMSRFKRVVEKHLAGGKPMKPLLEVNCHHNYAEKEMHFDEEVFVTRKGAVRARSEDLGIIPGSMGAKSYIVRGKGNVESYCSCSHGAGRLMSRNSAKKTYTLDDLIEQTKGVECRKDEGVLDEIPGAYKPIEQVMANQADLVEVVATLKQVLCVKG is encoded by the coding sequence ATGCCTTACGAACCCTTAAATCTTTCCACTGACAAACCTGTTTTATCTTGGGCGAACCACGAACTCGGAACCGCTGAAACCAAAATGGCAAAGAATGTCGCGTCTCTGCCGTTTGTGTTCAAGCACGTGTCTCTCATGCCTGATGTGCATTTAGGAAAAGGAGCGCTCGTCGGTTCTGTCATCGCCACCAAAGATGCCATTATCCCGGCAGCCGTCGGAGTAGATATCGGGTGTGGAATGGCAGCAATCAAAACGCCTTACAAATCGGATCAACTTGAAGGGAAACTGAAGCAAATTCGATTAGACCTTGAAGCAGTGATTCCGACTGGATTTAACGAGAATAAGGAGAGCGATCGACAAGTCTCGAACTGGCAAGGTTGGCAAGACTTCAAAGCACTCCATCCGGGTGTGAAAGATCTCGAAACCAAAGCCTTGCGCCAAATGGGTTCACTCGGAGGTGGAAACCACTTCTTAGAACTCTGTTTGGATGAAGACAATGCTGTTTGGTTAATGCTCCATTCTGGTTCTCGACACATCGGGAATATTCTGGCTCAACGTCACATCGACACTGCAAAAAATCTGGCAAAGATGACGGATACGAAGTTACCTGATCCTGACTTAGCTCACTTTGTACAAGGAACGGCTGAGTTCGAGAACTACTGGCATGACCTTCAGTGGGCACAGGACTATGCTCGATTCAATCGGGTTGTGATGATGTCTCGGTTTAAGCGAGTGGTTGAGAAGCATCTTGCAGGTGGAAAGCCGATGAAGCCACTGTTAGAAGTGAACTGCCATCACAACTATGCAGAAAAAGAGATGCACTTTGACGAAGAAGTATTCGTGACTCGAAAAGGAGCCGTTCGAGCACGTTCCGAAGACTTGGGCATCATTCCTGGCAGCATGGGGGCAAAATCCTACATTGTTCGTGGAAAAGGCAATGTCGAAAGCTATTGTTCTTGTTCTCACGGTGCAGGTCGCTTAATGTCTCGGAACTCAGCGAAGAAAACCTATACGTTGGATGATCTCATCGAACAAACCAAGGGCGTTGAGTGTCGCAAAGACGAAGGAGTTCTTGATGAAATTCCGGGAGCTTATAAGCCGATCGAGCAAGTCATGGCAAACCAAGCCGACTTAGTTGAAGTGGTCGCAACCTTAAAACAAGTATTGTGCGTGAAAGGTTGA